Below is a genomic region from Rhodococcus sp. WMMA185.
CGGAAAGGTGTCGCAGCGCCGCACCACGATTCCCCGGTCACGTAGATGCCTCCGCATCAGTTCTCCGTCCGCAAAACGTAGCAGGAGAAACGGCGCGGCAGCCGGTAGATGCACCGCCACGCCGATGCCGCGCAGCCGTCGGACCATCTCCTCACGCCATTTCCCCAGAACGACCGCATGATCCTCGGCGGCGGCAACAGCGTCCGGAGCACTGCATGCGGCGATTGCTTCCACCTGGAGGCTGCCAAGGGGCCAGTGTGCGCGACCGACCTGCAGCCGGTCGAGTATCTCGGGGGCGCCGAGCGCATATCCACAGCGCAGGCCCGCGAGCGCCCACGTCTTGGTGAGGCTGCGCAGCACCAGGACATCGGGGAGCGAACGGCCGGACAGCGACTCGCACTCACCCGGGACCGCGTCGGCGAACGCCTCGTCGACCACCACGATCCGACCCGGGCGTCGCAACGCCAGAATCTCCTCGGCCGGGTGCAGCGTCGACGTCGGATTGGTCGGATTCCCGATCACTACCAGGTCGGCGGATTCCGGGACGGTTGCGGAGTCGAGGCGATACGGATCTTCGAGGAACACCTGCCTAACCGGCACACCCGCTTCCCGCAACGCCCACTCGGGTTCGGTGAAAGACGGGTGGATCACCGCGGCCGCACGCGGTCGGAGACGTGGCAGCATCGCGAAGCCCTCGGCCCCGCCTGCGAGGAGCAGAACTTCCTCGGGTTGCCGACCGTGGCGTGCGGCCACCGCGTTCCGAGCCGTGAGATCGGCGGCAGCCGTCGGATAGGAACCGAGGTGCGGCAACGCATCGGCTAGTCGCCGACGCAACCATTCCGGCGGCCCGTCACCCTGCACGTTCACCGCGAAGTCGAGGAGGCCTGGCACTACGTCCGCATCGCCGTGATGACGCAGGCTCTCCCGACTACCGGCACGCATGTCCACAGTCGTCGACCCTAGGGGACAATGGTTCGGTGACGCCTCTTTCGACCCCCGCGGCCTGCGCCCGTTCGCCTCTCGCGGCCCCGATCGTGCTGTTCGATCTCGACGGCACCCTCACCGACTCAGCACCCGGCATTCACGGCGGGTTCCGGCACGCTCTCGCGGTAATCGGCCAACCAGAACCGACCGACGAAATGATCGACAGCGTCATCGGCCCGCCGATGATCGACACGTTCCGGTCGCTAGGGCTCGAGGAGGATCTCGTGCAGCAGGCGATCGCCGCATATGTCGAACGCTACGACGCGGTCGGATGGGCCCAGAACTCCCCCTTCGACGGCATCGAGGAGGTGCTTGCACGCGCCCAAAGGAGCGGTCGGCGGCTGGCGGTGGCCACATCGAAGTCCGAACGATTCGCAGTACGCATCCTCGAGCACTTCGGGCTCGCTCACTACTTCGAGTTCATCGGCGGTTCCAGCGATGACGGCCTTCGCCGGGCCAAGTCGGACGTGATCGAACACTCGCTGCACAACCTCGGAGTCACCGTCGCCCCGGGCTCCACCGCCAATGTGCTCATGATCGGCGACCGCGACCACGACGTGCTGGGGGCCGCGCGATGGGGTATTCCCACGGTCTTCGTCGAATGGGGCTACGGCTTCCCCGCCGAGGCCGATCGCGCGCATGCATCCGCACGGACCGTTGCAGACCTGGGAAGGATGCTCGATGTCGCCTTTTGACCCGGCACCGTCTGCGCGTGAAGCTTCCGACCACGCGCTGCACGTGACCTTCGTCTGCACCGGGAACATCTGCCGCTCCCCGATGGCCGAGAAGATCTTCGCCGAGCACCTGCGCCGCGTCGCTCTCGGCGACCGCGTCACGGTCAGCAGCGCCGGAACTCACAGCTTTCATGTCGGCAGTGAGGCCGACGTCCGAGCCGTCAAGATTCTGGATCTGCACGGCTATCCAACCGATCACGTCGCCACGGCCGTCGGGCCGTACCACCTCGGAGCCGAACTGGTGGTGGCTCTCGCGGCGAACCACGACCGTCAGCTGGCCCAGATGGGTGTTCCCGACGAGCGCCGACGACTGCTGCGCAGCTTCGACCCGAACGCGGACACCACATCCGTCGCAGACCCCTTCTACGGCGACCTCGAGGACTTCGAACGGGTTCGCCGCCAGATCGAGGCCGCGGTGCCCGGGCTACTCGATTGGGTGCGCGATTGGTAGCCGTGATCCTGCTCACCGCCTGGGAGCGGCTACCGTGTAGGCGTGCAAAGGCTCAGATTTCTGCTGCGACCCGGCTGGTTGGTCTTGGCCTTGGTGGTCGCCGGATTCGCCTTCATGTGTTTCTACGTGCTCGCACCCTGGCAACTCGGCAAGAACACCTCGACGGAACAGCGCAACCAGCTGATCGCCGATTCGGTCGACGCCGATCCTGTCCCGCTCGAGAGCCTGCTGTCCGGCAGCGGGCTGGATCCGGACGACGAATGGCGGCGGATCACGGTCACAGGAGAGTACGCCCAAAACAGCGACATCCTGGTTCGGCTGCGATCGATCGACGGGCAGCCGTCGTACGAAGTCCTGACCCCACTACAACTATCCGGCGGCAGCACCATCCTGATCAACCGCGGCTACGTTCGGCCGGTCCAGGGAACCGAAGCTCCTCCGGTCGATGCGCCGCCGACAGGGCTTGTGACGCTCGACGGCCGCGTCCGCATGTCGGAGGGCACCGTCTCCGGCAAGGAACCGATCATCGAGAGCGGGCAGCGTCAGGTCTACTACATCGATGCAAAGCAGATCGGTGACTTCATCGGCACCGATCTGATCGACGGATACGTCCAACTCGAGCCGGATCAACCGGGCGGCCTGGGCACCATTGGGCTCCCACAGCTCGATGCGGGACCGTACCTGTCGTACGGACTTCAGTGGCTGGCATTTGGAATCATGGCCCCGTTGGGCTTGGCGTACTTCATTCGAGCGGAATTGCTCGAACGCCGCAAGGAGAACAAGGGGAAGCCCTCCATGGCTTCGGACGACTCCGATCCCGCACCCGCTACACGGAAGACTCCGTTCAGGAAAGCCAAGCCGACGGAATCAGCGCCGAGAACGGCGACGGAAGTCAAGCTGGCCGACCGCTACGGCAAGAACCGCTGACACCAGCGCCGCACCGCCCTGTATGACGGCGGAGAGCCGCACCCCACGGTCGAGGTCCGCTGGTTCCGGTGAGTGCCCGGATCCCAGGCGCGGCCGCATCTCGACCCCGTGCGCATATTCGGTGCGTCCCCCGAGCGATACCCCCAGGGCTCCCGCGGCGCTCGCCTCCGCGACCCCCGCATTGGGACTGGGATGCCCGGATGCGTCGCACCGCCATGACTGCCACGCCCCCACCGCCGATCCACCGACCGTGGGTGCGGCAACGACTGTCAATGCTCCCGTCACGCGGGCGGGAAGCAGATTGACGACGTCGTCCCAGCGTGCCGCAGACCAGCCGAAGTTGCGGTACTTGGGCGAGCGATAGCCGACCATCGCATCGAGAGTATTGGTCGCCCGGTAGGCGAACAGTCCGGGGATTCCTGCAAGCGCCCCCCATACGAGCGCCCCGACCGCAGCGTCGGCGGTGTTCTCGGCCACCGACTCCAGTGCCGCGCGCGCGAGACCGTCCGCACCGAGCGCGCTGGGATCACGACCGCACAGCGACGGCAACAGAGCACGGGCCGCGGTGAGATCATCCGATTCGAGGTGCCGCGCCATCGTAGCTCCCGTCCGGCCCAGGGATGTTCCACCGAGAACGACCCAGGTCGCGACCGCTGTCCCCGCTACCTCTCCGGCCCATCCGGCCCGCTGAACGCCACGATCCGCCGCAACCCCCAGACCTGCGGCTCCACCGACCAGCATTCCCGCGTGCAGAACCCCGGACCAGCGGGAGTCTCGGTACATCACCCGTTCCAGAGCGATTGCCGTGCGGCCGAATCCAGATACCGGGTGCCAGCGGGCCGGGTCGGCCAGTACCCGGTCGGCAACGTAGCCGAGAACTAGTCCGGCCGCGCGGGCACCGCCGGGAAAGACAAGTCGATGCACACGCTAATTTGTATCAACCGGCATCGCGGGCAGCACCTGAAGGTTCGGTACACCCCGCGGTCGAGAAGCGCGGCCCACCGGATG
It encodes:
- a CDS encoding SURF1 family cytochrome oxidase biogenesis protein, with protein sequence MQRLRFLLRPGWLVLALVVAGFAFMCFYVLAPWQLGKNTSTEQRNQLIADSVDADPVPLESLLSGSGLDPDDEWRRITVTGEYAQNSDILVRLRSIDGQPSYEVLTPLQLSGGSTILINRGYVRPVQGTEAPPVDAPPTGLVTLDGRVRMSEGTVSGKEPIIESGQRQVYYIDAKQIGDFIGTDLIDGYVQLEPDQPGGLGTIGLPQLDAGPYLSYGLQWLAFGIMAPLGLAYFIRAELLERRKENKGKPSMASDDSDPAPATRKTPFRKAKPTESAPRTATEVKLADRYGKNR
- a CDS encoding HAD-IA family hydrolase — encoded protein: MTPLSTPAACARSPLAAPIVLFDLDGTLTDSAPGIHGGFRHALAVIGQPEPTDEMIDSVIGPPMIDTFRSLGLEEDLVQQAIAAYVERYDAVGWAQNSPFDGIEEVLARAQRSGRRLAVATSKSERFAVRILEHFGLAHYFEFIGGSSDDGLRRAKSDVIEHSLHNLGVTVAPGSTANVLMIGDRDHDVLGAARWGIPTVFVEWGYGFPAEADRAHASARTVADLGRMLDVAF
- the cobC gene encoding Rv2231c family pyridoxal phosphate-dependent protein CobC — its product is MDMRAGSRESLRHHGDADVVPGLLDFAVNVQGDGPPEWLRRRLADALPHLGSYPTAAADLTARNAVAARHGRQPEEVLLLAGGAEGFAMLPRLRPRAAAVIHPSFTEPEWALREAGVPVRQVFLEDPYRLDSATVPESADLVVIGNPTNPTSTLHPAEEILALRRPGRIVVVDEAFADAVPGECESLSGRSLPDVLVLRSLTKTWALAGLRCGYALGAPEILDRLQVGRAHWPLGSLQVEAIAACSAPDAVAAAEDHAVVLGKWREEMVRRLRGIGVAVHLPAAAPFLLLRFADGELMRRHLRDRGIVVRRCDTFPGLGPDFLRVAVRPRQQTDALIDAMKEI
- a CDS encoding low molecular weight protein-tyrosine-phosphatase; protein product: MSPFDPAPSAREASDHALHVTFVCTGNICRSPMAEKIFAEHLRRVALGDRVTVSSAGTHSFHVGSEADVRAVKILDLHGYPTDHVATAVGPYHLGAELVVALAANHDRQLAQMGVPDERRRLLRSFDPNADTTSVADPFYGDLEDFERVRRQIEAAVPGLLDWVRDW
- a CDS encoding cobalamin biosynthesis protein, yielding MHRLVFPGGARAAGLVLGYVADRVLADPARWHPVSGFGRTAIALERVMYRDSRWSGVLHAGMLVGGAAGLGVAADRGVQRAGWAGEVAGTAVATWVVLGGTSLGRTGATMARHLESDDLTAARALLPSLCGRDPSALGADGLARAALESVAENTADAAVGALVWGALAGIPGLFAYRATNTLDAMVGYRSPKYRNFGWSAARWDDVVNLLPARVTGALTVVAAPTVGGSAVGAWQSWRCDASGHPSPNAGVAEASAAGALGVSLGGRTEYAHGVEMRPRLGSGHSPEPADLDRGVRLSAVIQGGAALVSAVLAVAVGQLDFRRRSRR